Proteins encoded in a region of the Brevinematales bacterium genome:
- a CDS encoding riboflavin synthase, with translation MFSGIVKHTGVLVRGLNGNYQGKIVVKAKEIFDFTYLGGSIAVNGVCLSVVNKENGNLEFFVSYETSERSTVSTLKEGTILNLELPLTPSTFLDGHIVLGHVDTTGEIMEIDKIGDGYKLKISVPKHFIKYVVYKGSIAVDGISLTVYEVDDISSSFSIAVIPITYETTNLKFLRNGDLVNIEFDILAKYVERIMLLGNQKGIMDKLKDLWET, from the coding sequence ATGTTTTCAGGTATAGTTAAACATACAGGTGTATTGGTTAGGGGACTTAATGGGAACTACCAGGGTAAAATTGTAGTCAAAGCTAAAGAAATATTTGATTTTACTTATTTAGGTGGCAGTATTGCAGTTAATGGAGTATGTTTGTCTGTTGTCAACAAGGAAAACGGTAATTTAGAATTTTTCGTAAGTTATGAGACGTCTGAAAGAAGTACAGTATCTACTCTGAAAGAAGGAACTATTCTAAATCTTGAATTACCTTTGACACCTAGTACTTTTCTAGATGGTCATATTGTTTTAGGGCATGTTGATACTACAGGGGAAATAATGGAAATTGATAAAATAGGTGACGGATATAAATTGAAAATTTCTGTTCCTAAGCACTTTATCAAGTATGTTGTGTATAAAGGATCGATTGCTGTTGATGGAATTAGTCTTACTGTTTACGAGGTTGACGATATCTCTAGTAGTTTTTCTATTGCTGTTATTCCTATTACTTATGAGACAACAAATTTAAAATTTTTGAGGAATGGTGATTTGGTAAATATAGAGTTTGATATACTCGCAAAGTATGTTGAGAGAATAATGTTGCTTGGAAATCAAAAGGGTATAATGGATAAATTGAAAGATCTTTGGGAAACCTAA
- a CDS encoding tetratricopeptide repeat protein, producing MDFKKVSIIGFIGLLIIALLVVLFLIIRDGSSNRDKLISLAKIYIQEGDYSRALDYLDKLYMENPSDEEVSNLRKEVMKRKRIKEEEMINRQVKVKVEVPDISQERQFQDSPIQPLKETKGKDKKEQAEEIYKDGITYLRKGDINNAHVRFEKANELDPENSKAKGALSYTTYRKGNPDRAIKLANEVMSSNPDEPYSHLTKGNILYDNNDYDNALNEFNKVLQSGEDDPDMRYRMGIIYYTRKMYNDAVREFKKAVEISPSFDKAYYNLGLSYYVLGDKGEAIKAFNQAISVNPSYSKPYINLGTIYYIDGEYEKALNYFLSAYKYEKNNDSLLVKIGNTYDKLGQPDKAMPFYASAVKINSKNFAALYNLGNSYLFVKEDPSMARKYIEQAYSINKDDPLLLTTLANLYLSQGDIDKASSIFSEIIKKNQNLSEPYAGLGFVYLKRNKSAEAIKLFKKALSINPYDYNALIGMGDAMLNEGLYDDAIEYYSKVRDKFRDSYRALVGLGKSYARKNDFSKAISFYKQAVNVKETPETLFELAVSLEKNGDREEAIVYYRRIKDKYPNFDRMNLVDKVLQNF from the coding sequence ATATATTCAGGAAGGTGACTATTCAAGAGCTCTTGATTATCTTGATAAACTATATATGGAAAACCCTAGTGATGAAGAAGTTTCTAATTTGAGAAAGGAGGTTATGAAAAGGAAAAGAATTAAGGAAGAAGAAATGATAAATAGGCAAGTTAAGGTTAAAGTTGAGGTACCAGACATATCTCAAGAGAGACAGTTTCAAGATAGTCCTATTCAGCCACTGAAAGAAACAAAAGGTAAGGATAAAAAAGAGCAAGCAGAGGAAATTTATAAAGATGGGATTACATATTTAAGGAAGGGAGATATAAACAATGCGCACGTAAGGTTTGAGAAAGCGAATGAACTTGATCCTGAGAACTCTAAAGCAAAGGGAGCTTTATCTTATACTACCTATCGTAAAGGAAATCCTGATAGAGCTATTAAATTAGCAAATGAAGTTATGTCTTCTAATCCTGATGAGCCGTACTCTCACCTTACTAAAGGTAATATATTGTATGACAATAATGACTATGATAATGCTTTAAACGAGTTTAACAAAGTTTTACAGTCGGGAGAAGATGATCCTGATATGCGATATAGAATGGGGATTATATATTATACAAGGAAGATGTATAATGATGCAGTTAGAGAGTTTAAGAAAGCAGTTGAGATAAGTCCAAGTTTTGACAAGGCTTATTATAATCTAGGGTTGAGTTACTATGTTCTTGGAGATAAAGGTGAGGCGATAAAAGCTTTTAATCAAGCAATATCTGTTAATCCTTCTTATTCTAAGCCTTATATTAATTTAGGTACTATATACTATATTGATGGTGAGTATGAAAAAGCACTTAATTACTTTTTATCTGCTTATAAATATGAGAAGAATAATGATTCTTTGCTTGTTAAGATAGGCAATACTTATGATAAACTAGGACAGCCAGATAAGGCTATGCCATTTTATGCTAGTGCTGTTAAAATTAACTCAAAAAATTTTGCAGCACTTTACAATCTTGGAAATTCTTACCTATTTGTTAAAGAAGATCCTAGTATGGCAAGAAAGTATATAGAGCAGGCGTATTCGATAAATAAAGATGATCCACTTTTACTTACAACACTTGCTAATCTTTACTTAAGTCAAGGTGATATTGATAAAGCATCTTCAATTTTTTCAGAGATTATAAAGAAAAATCAGAATCTATCAGAACCTTATGCTGGACTAGGTTTTGTTTATCTCAAGAGGAATAAGTCTGCTGAAGCAATAAAGTTGTTTAAGAAGGCACTTTCGATAAACCCTTACGATTACAATGCACTTATAGGTATGGGAGATGCCATGCTTAATGAAGGATTATATGATGACGCTATAGAATATTATTCTAAAGTGAGAGATAAGTTTAGGGATTCGTATAGGGCACTTGTCGGATTGGGTAAATCCTATGCAAGGAAAAATGATTTTAGTAAAGCGATAAGCTTTTATAAACAAGCAGTAAATGTCAAAGAAACACCAGAAACTTTATTTGAACTTGCGGTATCTCTTGAAAAGAATGGCGATAGAGAAGAAGCTATTGTATATTACAGAAGAATAAAAGATAAATATCCTAATTTTGATAGAATGAATTTGGTTGACAAAGTATTACAAAATTTTTAG